The bacterium Unc6 genome contains the following window.
CTATTTTTTTACCCTTTATAAGATTACCTTCTAATTCTCCAATATCGCTTATAACAATCCCCTTGCTCTTACAAAATCCAAAAAGCCCACGAACCTCGGGATGTGTTTTATCTCCTACTATTATACAATAATCATATCCACTTTTAATGATATTTTTTACAATACTCTGTATTGCTATAACATTAGGGCAGGTTGCATCAACAAGTTTTACATTCTGTTTTTTTAATTTGTTTACTATTTGAGGAGAAATCCCATGCGATCTTATAACACCTGTGCAATTTTTTAAATCCTGCCAATTATCTGCAACCTTTAAACCCTTTTTATTAAGTTCTTCAACAACATATGGGTTATGTATTAAAGGGCCTATTGAATATGCAGGGGCATCTTTAATTGTGTCTTCGGCAATTCTTATTGCCCTTTTAACACCGTAACAAAATCCACTACACTTACCAACTATTATCTTCAATTTTTAAGGCTCTTTATCCCTTCCATAATAATTTCACTTGCACCTTGAAAACTCCCTGCCCCTTTAAGGGTCCCGGTCATTATTGGTTTCCCAAACCAGACACTTACAGGATACAGTCTTATCCATTTCGCACCCACCGGAAGCGCATTATGTGTGCCTTCTAAATACACAGGAACCACAGGCACACCTGCCTTTATTGCAATAAGGCCTACTCCTCTTTCAGGCTTCATCAAAGTTCCGTCTGCTGATCTTGTTCCTTCAGGAAATATCACAACACCCCTTCCCTGTCTTAATCTTTTAAAAAATTCTTTTAATGCACCCACATCAGGTCTCTTGCGGTTTATCGGGAAAGTATTACAACGTTTTATAATCCAGGAAAGAAATTGGACATCAAAAAGCTCTTTCATTACAAGAAAATTTAATTCCCGTGGACAGGCAACACCAAGCATTACAGGGTCAAGATAACTTGTATGATTACTTGCAAGAATAAATCCACCCGAGGAGGGGATATTTTGTACCCCGAAAAAGCGGATGCGAAATAATATTTTACAAAGAACACTGCCTAAAACCTTAAAAAAAGCGTACCACAGGTTATGTTTCATATTTGCCTTAAAGAGCGCCCCTTACACTTACCCTAATAGAACAGATAACTGGTAGCAAATGCCAGATGTCAAAATCTAAATGTCAAATCAAATCCAAAATCCAGATGACAAAAAGTATGACCTGTTGATATCTATTTGACATTTGACATTTGTTATTTTTTTGTCATTTGTATCTTGGTGCCAAGGCGCTTGGAATTTATGCTCACAGATTTTTTGATATAATCATACAGATATTGCACAACTGATTCTATATCCATATGGGTTGTATCAATCCTTACCGCATCATCCGCCTGTTTTAATGGTCCTGTTTTCCTTGAATAGTCACTTTTATCTCTAACGCAGAGTTCTTTCTCAATTTCTTCAACCGTTATAAATGGATTTATTAGTTTTATTTCCTCATACCTTCTTAAAACCCTTTTTTTGAGATCCGCATCCAAAAAAAATTTTAAATCGGCGCCAGGACACACAACTGTTCCTGTATCTCTGCCTTCAAGAACAACATTCCCGGATTCTGCCATCTGTCTCTGTTTATTAACTAAAATTTCTCTAACTTTAGGAATCCTTGCAATGGACTTAACCTTTGTTGTAAGTTCAGTTGTTCTTATAACACCTGAAACATTTTCACCATCTGCAAATACAAGAACCCTGCCGTGTTTTTCTTTTTTAAAACTTATCTTCATACCTCCCGCAATAGAAACCAATGCCTTTTCATCTTCTAAATTAACATTGTCTCTTACCGCCTTAAGTGTGACTGCCCTGTACATAGCGCCTGTGTCCAAATACATAAACCCTAACTTTTCAGCAAGAATCCTGGCAACAGTGCTTTTACCCGAACCAGCAGGTCCATCTATTGTGATTACTAATCCTGGCACTTAATTTTAAACTATCCTTTCTCTTTTATTTTTTACATCTTCAAAAAACTTATGCAGGCTATCCCATTTGTCTTTTTCTATTATATATTTAATTTTTTGCAAATGCTTCTTAAATTTTTCTAATGAGTTAAGGATTTCCCTTTTATTCGTAATACAAATATCTCTCCACATAACAGAATCAGCAGATGCTAATCTTGTAGCATTTCTAAAACCGGTTGAAGATATCCAAGAATCTTTTTCTTTCACAGAAGAAATAAGACAGCAGGCAACAATATGGGGAAGGTGTGAAAACATTGAAACAAGTCTATCATGTTCAGAAGGTCCAATCAGTCTTACCCTGCAACCGATAGACTCCCAGAATCCTGAAACTATTTTAAGAAATCTATTGTTTGTCCATTTAACCGGCGTAATAACGCAGACTGAGTCTTGAAAAATATTGTCCCTTGCAAACTCAACACCGCTTTTTTCCGAACCTGCCATCGGATGACTTCCAATGAATCTTTCTTTCCCCCTTAATTTAGAAATATCCCTTAAAATATCGGACTTGGTGCTGGCCACATCAGTAATTATACAGTCAGGATTTAAAGATAAAACCTTTGCCGTATAACCCGGCACCAAACAGGCAGGCGTAGATATTACTGCAAATTCTGCATCTTTGACACAATCCTCAATGCAGAGTCCGCCTCTATCAATAGCACCTAACTTCATTGCCTTTCGGATTGAACTTTTTCTTCTTCCAACGGCTATAATC
Protein-coding sequences here:
- a CDS encoding 4-hydroxy-3-methylbut-2-enyl diphosphate reductase; protein product: MKIIVGKCSGFCYGVKRAIRIAEDTIKDAPAYSIGPLIHNPYVVEELNKKGLKVADNWQDLKNCTGVIRSHGISPQIVNKLKKQNVKLVDATCPNVIAIQSIVKNIIKSGYDYCIIVGDKTHPEVRGLFGFCKSKGIVISDIGELEGNLIKGKKIGIVSQTTQDPGNYFKVVKKFFDFAPLEINIFNTICKDVIRRQEEATHLSKNVSAMIVLGGKSSANTKRLVKICKRHCKNVWYLEGTEQVPASLSKEVKTVGIISGASTPRLVVRKIAKELNG
- a CDS encoding cytidylate kinase; this translates as MPGLVITIDGPAGSGKSTVARILAEKLGFMYLDTGAMYRAVTLKAVRDNVNLEDEKALVSIAGGMKISFKKEKHGRVLVFADGENVSGVIRTTELTTKVKSIARIPKVREILVNKQRQMAESGNVVLEGRDTGTVVCPGADLKFFLDADLKKRVLRRYEEIKLINPFITVEEIEKELCVRDKSDYSRKTGPLKQADDAVRIDTTHMDIESVVQYLYDYIKKSVSINSKRLGTKIQMTKK